In Phaeobacter inhibens DSM 16374, the following proteins share a genomic window:
- a CDS encoding 4Fe-4S dicluster domain-containing protein, with the protein MTELPTRTDRKMGLVIDLDTCVGCHACVISCKGWNTENYGAPLSDQNAYGADPSGTFLNRVHSYEVQPSPCASQPNPAAQLVHFPKSCLHCEDAPCVTVCPTGASYKRVEDGIVLVNEDNCIGCGLCAWSCPYGARELDLAEGVMKKCTLCVDRIYNENLEEVDRVPSCVRTCPAGARHFGDLGDPDSDVSKLVAARAGMDLMPEMGTKPVNKYLPPRPKDQIEDQIDILAPLLAPVAEDPKGFLGWLDKALDKLPGQTSGGAS; encoded by the coding sequence ATGACCGAGCTTCCCACCAGGACCGACCGCAAGATGGGTCTGGTCATTGACCTTGATACCTGCGTCGGCTGCCATGCCTGTGTGATCTCCTGCAAGGGCTGGAACACCGAAAACTATGGCGCGCCGCTCAGCGATCAGAACGCCTATGGCGCTGATCCATCCGGCACCTTCCTCAACCGTGTGCACTCCTACGAGGTGCAGCCCTCCCCCTGTGCCAGCCAGCCCAACCCGGCGGCCCAACTGGTGCATTTCCCGAAATCCTGCCTGCACTGCGAAGACGCCCCCTGCGTCACCGTCTGCCCCACCGGCGCCAGCTACAAGCGGGTGGAAGACGGCATCGTTCTGGTGAACGAGGACAATTGCATCGGCTGTGGCCTATGTGCCTGGTCCTGCCCCTATGGCGCGCGCGAGCTGGATCTGGCCGAAGGTGTGATGAAGAAATGCACGCTCTGCGTCGACCGGATCTACAATGAGAACCTCGAAGAGGTGGACCGTGTGCCGTCTTGCGTGCGGACCTGCCCGGCAGGCGCGCGCCATTTTGGCGATCTGGGGGATCCTGACAGCGATGTCTCCAAACTGGTGGCCGCGCGCGCCGGCATGGATCTGATGCCGGAAATGGGCACCAAACCGGTGAACAAATACCTGCCGCCCCGCCCGAAGGACCAGATCGAGGACCAGATCGACATCCTCGCCCCGCTGCTGGCCCCCGTCGCCGAAGATCCCAAGGGGTTCCTTGGCTGGCTGGACAAGGCGCTTGATAAGCTTCCGGGACAAACGTCAGGAGGGGCAAGCTGA
- a CDS encoding molybdopterin oxidoreductase family protein — protein sequence MAHTQPQLDTSPPVSDEIRQTTCYMCACRCGINVHMKTDEDGQKKVAYIEGNRDHPVNKGVLCAKGSAGIMQHNAPSRLRAPMKRVGPRGSGKFEEISWDEALDIAAGWLEPIREDNPEKLAFFTGRDQSQSFTSFWAQNFGTCNYAAHGGFCSVNMATAGIYTMGGAFWEFGQPDWDHTKLFMLFGVAEDHDSNPIKMGIGKIKARGARVIGVNPIRSGYNAVADDWVGITPGTDGLFILALVHVLMKAGKIDLDYLGQFTNAPVLVNQDPDSPDYGLFLRDDHGAPLVINRTTGKLAPFDMRGVRPDLGGSFELNGITHVSVFQLMAQRYLSDDYAPEAVAERCGIPAKRIRAIAAELARVAFDEAFELDQEWTDFRGETHKTMKGRPVAMHSMRGVSAHANGFQTCRALHVLQILLGTVEAPGGFRFKPPYPKPVEAHPAPHCRVTPNKPLDGPHLGFVHGPEHLALKTDGSPARIDKAFTWENPMSSHGLMHMVISNAHAGDPYKIDTLFMYMANMSWNSSMNTRGVMEMLTDTDDNGDYVIPRIIYSDAYSSEMVAYADLILPDTTYLERHDCISLLDRPICEADGAADAIRWPVVEPDRDVRGFQTVLVQLANKMKLPGFTHEDGTAKWQDYADYIVNHERKPGIGPLAGFRGENGDKVGRGEVNPEQLNKYIEKGGFFVEHIPAEASYFKPWNMAYQDWAVNLGLFDSPQPYLFQLYVEPLRKFQLAAEGHGERQPPEHLRDRIKETMDPLPIWYETDQQGNDGFTVNALTQRPMAMYHSWGTQNAWLRQIHGRNPLYVPTKLMRENHLSDGDWARVTSPHGEITVPVMEMAALNENTVWTWNAIGKRKGAWALEENAPEATKGFLLNHLIHELLPPKGDGLRWANSDPITGQAAWFDLKVKIEKAAAPQDLDESQPAVEPQTSPVGTGPKDLTWKVGK from the coding sequence ATGGCACATACCCAGCCCCAGCTAGACACCTCGCCGCCCGTATCGGACGAGATCCGCCAGACCACCTGCTACATGTGCGCCTGCCGCTGCGGCATCAACGTCCACATGAAGACGGATGAGGATGGCCAGAAGAAAGTCGCCTATATCGAAGGCAACCGCGATCACCCGGTGAACAAGGGCGTGCTCTGCGCCAAAGGCTCCGCCGGGATCATGCAGCACAACGCGCCGTCACGTCTGCGCGCGCCGATGAAACGCGTCGGCCCGCGCGGCTCCGGCAAGTTTGAGGAAATCTCCTGGGATGAAGCGCTGGACATCGCCGCGGGCTGGCTGGAACCGATCCGCGAGGATAACCCGGAAAAGCTGGCGTTTTTCACCGGCCGCGATCAATCCCAAAGCTTCACCAGTTTCTGGGCGCAGAACTTTGGCACCTGCAACTATGCGGCCCATGGCGGTTTCTGCTCGGTCAATATGGCCACCGCCGGCATCTACACCATGGGCGGCGCGTTCTGGGAATTCGGCCAGCCCGACTGGGATCATACCAAGCTGTTCATGCTGTTCGGCGTCGCCGAGGATCACGACAGCAACCCGATCAAGATGGGCATCGGCAAGATCAAGGCGCGTGGCGCGCGGGTCATCGGGGTAAACCCAATCCGCTCTGGCTACAATGCTGTGGCTGACGATTGGGTCGGCATCACGCCGGGCACCGACGGGCTGTTCATCCTGGCGCTGGTGCATGTGCTGATGAAGGCCGGCAAGATCGACCTCGACTACCTCGGCCAGTTCACCAATGCGCCGGTGCTGGTCAATCAGGATCCGGACAGCCCCGACTATGGCCTGTTCCTGCGCGACGATCACGGCGCGCCGCTGGTCATCAACCGCACCACCGGCAAGCTGGCGCCTTTTGATATGCGCGGCGTGCGCCCCGATCTGGGCGGCTCGTTTGAACTCAATGGCATCACCCATGTGTCGGTGTTCCAGCTGATGGCCCAGCGCTATCTCAGCGATGACTACGCCCCCGAAGCCGTGGCTGAGCGTTGCGGCATCCCCGCCAAACGCATCCGTGCCATCGCCGCCGAACTGGCCCGCGTCGCCTTTGACGAGGCGTTTGAGCTGGATCAGGAATGGACCGATTTCCGCGGTGAAACCCATAAAACCATGAAAGGCCGGCCGGTCGCCATGCACTCCATGCGCGGCGTCTCGGCCCATGCCAACGGGTTCCAGACCTGCCGCGCGCTGCATGTGTTGCAGATCCTGCTGGGCACGGTGGAGGCCCCCGGCGGCTTCCGCTTCAAGCCGCCCTACCCCAAACCGGTAGAGGCGCATCCCGCGCCCCATTGCCGCGTCACCCCGAATAAACCGCTGGATGGCCCGCATCTGGGCTTTGTACACGGGCCGGAACATCTGGCGCTGAAAACCGACGGCAGCCCCGCCCGCATCGACAAGGCCTTTACCTGGGAAAACCCGATGTCCAGCCACGGGCTGATGCATATGGTGATCTCCAACGCCCATGCCGGCGATCCCTACAAGATCGACACGCTGTTCATGTATATGGCGAATATGTCGTGGAACTCCTCGATGAACACGCGCGGCGTGATGGAGATGCTGACCGACACCGATGACAACGGCGACTATGTGATCCCCCGGATCATTTATTCGGACGCCTATTCGTCGGAGATGGTGGCCTATGCCGATCTGATCCTGCCCGACACCACCTATCTGGAACGCCACGACTGCATCTCACTGCTGGACCGCCCCATCTGCGAAGCCGACGGCGCAGCGGATGCGATCCGCTGGCCTGTGGTCGAACCCGACCGCGATGTGCGGGGTTTCCAGACCGTGCTGGTGCAGCTTGCCAATAAGATGAAGCTGCCCGGCTTCACCCATGAAGACGGCACCGCCAAATGGCAGGACTATGCCGATTATATCGTGAACCATGAACGCAAGCCGGGCATCGGCCCGCTGGCTGGCTTTCGCGGTGAGAATGGCGACAAGGTTGGCCGGGGCGAGGTGAATCCCGAACAGCTGAACAAATACATCGAAAAGGGCGGTTTCTTTGTCGAACATATCCCGGCCGAGGCCAGCTATTTCAAACCCTGGAACATGGCCTATCAGGACTGGGCGGTGAATCTCGGTCTCTTTGACAGCCCACAGCCCTATCTGTTCCAGCTTTATGTGGAGCCCTTGCGCAAATTCCAGCTGGCCGCTGAAGGCCACGGTGAGCGCCAGCCGCCCGAGCACCTACGCGACCGCATCAAAGAGACGATGGACCCGCTGCCGATCTGGTATGAAACCGATCAGCAGGGCAACGACGGCTTCACCGTCAACGCCCTCACCCAGCGCCCCATGGCAATGTATCACTCCTGGGGCACGCAGAACGCCTGGCTGCGCCAGATCCACGGCCGCAATCCGCTTTATGTGCCGACCAAGCTGATGCGCGAAAACCACCTCAGCGATGGCGACTGGGCCAGGGTCACCTCCCCCCACGGTGAAATCACCGTGCCCGTGATGGAGATGGCGGCGCTCAATGAAAACACCGTCTGGACCTGGAACGCCATTGGCAAACGCAAGGGCGCCTGGGCACTGGAAGAAAACGCGCCGGAAGCCACCAAGGGCTTCCTGCTGAATCATCTGATACACGAGCTGCTGCCGCCGAAGGGCGACGGGCTTCGCTGGGCCAATTCCGACCCGATCACCGGTCAGGCCGCGTGGTTCGATCTGAAGGTAAAGATCGAAAAAGCCGCCGCGCCGCAGGATCTGGACGAAAGCCAACCTGCGGTAGAGCCTCAAACCTCACCGGTGGGCACCGGTCCCAAGGACCTGACATGGAAGGTGGGCAAATGA
- a CDS encoding DUF6882 domain-containing protein, which translates to MFEFEVTCENCNIRHAVTDPDLDAQIQHACVQIDEKMTLLRRDFGIGNGQGTWGYDEDVGLLEFHFPGGGIVETPLSYIGSWFAPREEFLWAWGNPHLDTMRTEVASRCFDFGQANNHQVLMSQPVWCSLDNAWHLAKLAGNLTKVEGIYSALVDDNLRFFWAITDPKWRVLQ; encoded by the coding sequence ATGTTTGAATTTGAGGTAACCTGCGAAAACTGCAACATCCGCCATGCTGTGACGGATCCAGATTTAGATGCGCAGATCCAACACGCCTGCGTGCAAATTGACGAGAAGATGACCCTCCTGAGACGCGACTTTGGCATCGGCAATGGCCAAGGCACCTGGGGGTACGACGAAGACGTTGGCCTTCTTGAGTTCCATTTCCCGGGCGGCGGCATCGTGGAAACACCGTTGTCCTACATCGGTAGTTGGTTCGCGCCCCGCGAGGAGTTTCTCTGGGCCTGGGGCAATCCGCATTTGGACACGATGCGCACAGAGGTTGCTTCACGTTGCTTTGACTTTGGTCAAGCCAACAACCATCAGGTTCTGATGTCCCAACCGGTTTGGTGCTCTTTGGACAATGCGTGGCACTTGGCGAAACTGGCGGGCAACCTCACCAAGGTCGAGGGGATTTATTCCGCGCTTGTCGACGATAATTTGCGATTTTTCTGGGCGATTACAGATCCGAAATGGAGGGTCCTGCAATGA
- a CDS encoding carboxymuconolactone decarboxylase family protein, which yields MTQRLDYFSVAGDLFKPMLEQENLFKNSTLEFSLVELVKLRASQINGCAFCIHMHTHEMRAHGESEDRMHLLNAWRESPLYTPRERAALAWCEALTRVEATAAPDVDYDAMADLFEPREQVLLTLLIGAINSWNRIAIGFRSAHPVSESTTGANAA from the coding sequence ATGACCCAACGTCTCGATTATTTCTCTGTCGCCGGTGATCTGTTCAAACCGATGCTGGAGCAGGAGAATCTGTTCAAGAACAGCACGCTGGAATTCAGTCTGGTGGAACTGGTGAAACTGCGCGCCTCCCAGATCAACGGCTGCGCCTTCTGCATTCATATGCACACCCATGAGATGCGCGCCCATGGCGAGAGCGAGGACCGGATGCATCTGCTGAACGCCTGGCGCGAATCTCCGCTCTACACGCCCCGCGAACGCGCCGCCCTGGCATGGTGCGAGGCGCTGACGCGGGTGGAGGCCACCGCCGCACCGGACGTCGATTATGACGCCATGGCAGACCTGTTTGAGCCACGCGAACAGGTGCTGCTGACGCTGCTGATTGGCGCCATCAACAGCTGGAACCGCATTGCAATCGGCTTTCGCAGCGCCCACCCTGTGAGCGAGAGCACAACAGGGGCCAACGCGGCGTGA
- a CDS encoding citrate synthase encodes MSDNVKINRGLKGIYFERSGVSDIDGAKGELSYRGCSIHDLATHSTFEEVCYLLIHGELPTADQLAEFDAALKTARVLPSAVLDIIRATKDGHPMDVLRTAVSALAALEPNSQQVGEDAFVANGIRLISQVPIIIAAHDAIRNGREVVAPDMDLSHAGNWLWMLKGEKPTPEATRLADVDFILHAEHGANASSFAARVTIGTETNLHGGIVTALSTLAGPAHGGAAEDVMKMVHEIGTPDKAAAYVKAKRAAKEAVTGFGHRVYRKEDPRARHMRDGVRQLGAEMGAPEWYEILQAVVEAMQPYARHGLNVNVDFYSGVIYQLHGIAMDLYVPIFAIGRMPGWIIQCIEQQRGNILIRPLTLYNGPEPRAYIPINTR; translated from the coding sequence ATGAGCGATAACGTCAAGATCAACCGCGGCCTCAAGGGGATCTACTTCGAACGCTCCGGGGTTTCCGACATTGATGGCGCCAAGGGAGAGCTGAGCTATCGCGGCTGTTCGATCCACGATCTCGCCACCCACTCCACCTTTGAGGAAGTCTGCTACCTGCTGATCCACGGCGAGCTGCCGACCGCAGACCAACTCGCAGAGTTTGACGCCGCATTGAAAACCGCACGCGTACTGCCGTCGGCGGTGCTCGATATCATCCGCGCCACCAAGGATGGCCATCCGATGGACGTGCTGCGCACCGCCGTCTCGGCGCTTGCGGCACTGGAACCGAACAGCCAGCAGGTCGGCGAAGACGCTTTTGTCGCCAACGGGATCCGGCTGATTTCGCAGGTGCCGATCATCATCGCGGCCCATGACGCGATCCGAAATGGCCGCGAAGTTGTGGCCCCGGACATGGATCTCAGCCATGCGGGCAACTGGCTGTGGATGCTGAAGGGCGAGAAACCCACACCCGAGGCGACCCGGCTGGCGGATGTGGATTTCATCCTGCACGCCGAACATGGCGCCAATGCCTCCAGCTTTGCCGCGCGCGTCACCATCGGGACAGAGACCAATCTGCACGGCGGGATCGTCACCGCGCTCTCTACCCTTGCAGGTCCGGCCCATGGCGGCGCTGCCGAGGACGTGATGAAAATGGTGCATGAGATCGGCACCCCCGACAAAGCCGCCGCCTACGTGAAGGCCAAGCGCGCCGCCAAGGAGGCCGTCACCGGATTTGGCCACCGCGTCTACCGCAAGGAAGACCCCCGCGCGCGGCACATGCGCGACGGCGTGCGCCAGCTGGGCGCGGAAATGGGCGCGCCCGAATGGTACGAAATCCTGCAAGCCGTGGTTGAGGCGATGCAACCCTACGCGCGCCATGGTCTCAACGTGAATGTCGATTTCTACTCCGGCGTGATCTACCAATTGCATGGCATCGCGATGGATCTCTACGTGCCGATCTTTGCCATCGGGCGGATGCCCGGCTGGATCATCCAGTGCATCGAACAGCAGCGCGGCAATATCCTGATCCGCCCGCTGACCCTTTACAACGGGCCGGAACCCCGCGCCTATATTCCAATAAATACGCGCTGA
- a CDS encoding dimethyl sulfoxide reductase anchor subunit family protein, translating into MHPAPSVIIFTTLSGLGFGLLAFLGLGKPEVTGWVAFVFYALAFGFAVGGLLASTFHLGRPERAWRAFTQWKTSWLSREGICAVAALIVMGLFAFGAVFLDTHWWALGWLGAALSLATVFTTSMIYTQLKTIPRWNMSLTPVMFLSFSLAGGSLLAGAEALAPWLLAIAGSVQLAYWAKGDQAFATSGTNMGTATGLGDRGTVRAFEPPHTGSNYLLREFVHVVGRKHAQKLRVIAFALGFALPLICLILPVEGLMLKHLFAGVAVLLHIAGIAVSRWLFFAQAEHVVGLYYGKR; encoded by the coding sequence ATGCATCCGGCACCATCCGTTATCATCTTCACCACCCTCTCCGGTCTCGGTTTTGGTCTTCTGGCCTTTCTTGGCCTCGGCAAGCCCGAGGTCACCGGCTGGGTGGCCTTTGTGTTCTATGCCCTCGCCTTTGGCTTTGCGGTGGGCGGGCTACTGGCCTCCACCTTTCACCTCGGCCGACCGGAACGGGCCTGGCGCGCCTTCACCCAGTGGAAAACCAGCTGGCTCAGCCGTGAGGGCATCTGCGCGGTTGCAGCCCTCATCGTGATGGGGCTTTTTGCTTTTGGCGCGGTGTTTCTGGACACCCATTGGTGGGCGCTTGGCTGGCTGGGCGCGGCGCTGTCGCTGGCGACAGTCTTTACCACTTCGATGATCTACACCCAGCTGAAGACCATCCCGCGCTGGAACATGTCCCTGACGCCGGTGATGTTCCTGTCTTTCAGCCTTGCGGGCGGGTCGCTACTGGCCGGGGCTGAGGCGCTGGCACCCTGGCTTCTGGCCATCGCAGGCTCGGTGCAGCTGGCCTATTGGGCCAAGGGCGATCAGGCCTTTGCCACCTCTGGCACCAATATGGGCACCGCCACTGGCCTTGGCGATCGCGGCACCGTGCGCGCGTTTGAGCCGCCCCATACCGGCTCCAACTATCTGCTGCGCGAATTCGTGCATGTGGTCGGGCGCAAACATGCGCAGAAACTGCGGGTGATCGCCTTCGCCCTTGGCTTCGCGCTGCCTTTGATCTGCCTGATCCTGCCGGTTGAGGGGCTGATGCTCAAACACCTGTTCGCAGGCGTTGCCGTGCTCCTGCATATCGCCGGTATTGCCGTCTCGCGCTGGCTGTTCTTTGCACAGGCCGAACATGTGGTCGGGCTCTATTACGGCAAACGCTGA
- a CDS encoding sigma-70 family RNA polymerase sigma factor has protein sequence MTAQTKDTGTDAFLTARPRLFAAAYRMLGSVTDAEDILQDAYLRWQSAPKGEVLDPTGYLMRITTRLCLDQLKSARKQRETYPGEWLPEPVLTDDATDQLDHDVSVALLLALDALSPLERAAFLLHDIFDSPYGDVASALNRSPEACRQLATRARRKVQALRPDPPSRPDHGDALTEAFFRASKTGDMTALTRLLSNDVQLISDGGGKATAALNPIYGREKVMRLLAGLARKGHHTAPDQWRLCQLNGLPAILSRGEDGILQATSLEIRDGRIARIYVTRNPDKTRHLTSVLG, from the coding sequence GTGACAGCACAGACCAAAGACACAGGAACCGATGCGTTTCTGACAGCGCGGCCGCGATTGTTCGCGGCCGCCTACCGGATGCTGGGCAGCGTGACCGATGCCGAGGATATCCTGCAAGACGCCTATCTGCGCTGGCAATCCGCACCCAAGGGCGAGGTTCTGGACCCGACCGGGTATCTGATGCGGATCACCACGCGGCTGTGCCTTGATCAGCTGAAATCAGCCCGCAAACAGCGCGAGACCTATCCGGGGGAGTGGTTGCCGGAACCCGTGCTCACCGATGATGCGACCGATCAGTTGGACCATGACGTCTCGGTTGCGCTGCTCTTGGCGCTGGACGCGCTGTCGCCGCTGGAACGCGCGGCCTTTCTGTTGCATGACATCTTTGACAGCCCTTATGGCGATGTGGCCTCTGCGCTCAATCGCTCGCCGGAGGCCTGTCGCCAGCTCGCCACCCGCGCGCGCCGCAAGGTGCAGGCACTGCGACCGGATCCCCCCAGCCGCCCCGATCACGGCGACGCGCTGACCGAGGCGTTCTTTCGCGCGTCCAAAACCGGGGACATGACCGCCCTCACCCGGTTGCTGAGCAACGATGTGCAGCTGATTTCCGATGGCGGCGGCAAGGCGACTGCGGCGCTCAACCCGATATACGGACGCGAGAAGGTGATGCGGCTGCTGGCAGGGCTTGCCCGCAAAGGCCATCACACAGCGCCAGATCAATGGCGCCTGTGCCAGCTCAATGGCCTGCCCGCCATTCTGAGCCGGGGCGAGGACGGCATTCTGCAAGCCACCTCGCTGGAGATTCGCGACGGCCGGATTGCCCGCATCTATGTGACTCGCAACCCGGATAAGACACGGCATCTGACATCCGTGCTGGGGTGA
- a CDS encoding phosphate acyltransferase has translation MTVLEKAYALARNRRARVVFPEMDDPRVAAAVDQLTREGLVEAVPLAPVSDAHVEVLVAARGMKEGIAKRMLAKPLYRAAAMVAAGEADAMVAGADVPTRRVIEAASIGIGLDAGVSTASSFFLMLFPDGRELVFADCAVNVAPDAAQLADIARASARSAETLLGSARVAMLSFSTGTSGDGDSVALVRAAAEASGFAGPVQADAALNTAIAEKKGIAPVEANVLIFPTLDAGNIGYKLCQELGGAQALGPFLQGFAKPVCDLSRGASVEDIVAATVLTVAQI, from the coding sequence ATGACTGTACTTGAAAAGGCATATGCGCTGGCCCGCAACCGTAGGGCGCGGGTGGTGTTCCCCGAAATGGACGACCCCAGAGTGGCGGCTGCGGTGGACCAGCTGACCCGCGAGGGGCTGGTTGAGGCGGTGCCTTTGGCGCCGGTGTCTGACGCGCATGTGGAGGTGCTGGTGGCCGCGCGCGGCATGAAGGAAGGTATCGCCAAGCGGATGCTCGCAAAACCTTTGTACCGCGCGGCGGCAATGGTGGCTGCAGGCGAGGCGGATGCGATGGTGGCGGGCGCGGATGTGCCCACGCGTCGGGTGATTGAGGCGGCCAGCATCGGCATCGGGCTGGATGCAGGGGTCAGTACCGCGTCATCGTTTTTTCTGATGCTGTTTCCCGATGGGCGCGAATTGGTGTTTGCCGATTGCGCGGTAAATGTCGCGCCGGATGCAGCACAACTGGCTGATATTGCACGGGCCTCTGCGCGTTCGGCTGAGACGCTCTTGGGGTCTGCGCGGGTTGCGATGCTATCGTTTTCCACCGGCACCTCGGGCGATGGCGACAGCGTGGCACTGGTGCGCGCGGCGGCAGAGGCCAGCGGATTTGCAGGCCCGGTGCAGGCAGATGCGGCGCTGAACACTGCGATTGCCGAGAAGAAAGGCATCGCTCCGGTTGAGGCCAATGTGCTGATCTTCCCGACGCTGGATGCGGGCAACATCGGGTACAAACTCTGCCAGGAATTGGGCGGCGCGCAGGCGCTGGGGCCGTTCCTGCAGGGCTTTGCCAAGCCGGTTTGCGATCTGAGCCGAGGTGCCTCGGTCGAGGATATCGTGGCGGCGACGGTGTTGACGGTGGCGCAGATCTGA